The Streptomyces sp. NL15-2K genome contains a region encoding:
- a CDS encoding helix-turn-helix transcriptional regulator: MTIFPPDPDFDALRLELARLRATRGWTYDELAARSGLARRTLIEIEQGRTIGTLKTWHALAHALSTPLDELFGALCRGHEPPRRTSD; this comes from the coding sequence GTGACGATCTTCCCGCCCGATCCGGACTTCGACGCTCTGCGTCTGGAGTTGGCTCGGCTGCGTGCGACGCGGGGATGGACGTACGACGAACTGGCAGCCCGGAGCGGCCTGGCCAGAAGGACTCTCATCGAGATCGAGCAAGGTCGCACCATCGGCACCCTCAAGACATGGCACGCCCTCGCTCACGCGCTCAGTACGCCGCTCGACGAACTCTTCGGAGCCCTCTGTCGCGGGCACGAACCCCCTCGGCGGACGAGCGACTGA